A region of the Paracoccaceae bacterium genome:
GGGGCTTACCATGGCTCTTCGGGAAGAAGGGCTGAAGCCGCGCCATCTGCGCGTCTGTCAGCCAGAAAAGGTTGCTCATCGGTCAGTCTCCTTGCGGAGGCTGAATCACGCCGCCAGTGCAAGATCAATGGGTCCTGACCCTAGGTGACCTGCGACCGAGACGCCGAACATCAAAAGACACTTCACGTAGATGACGTGGAATCGGTAGTTTTGTCACCCATGCGCCACCCAGCTTGACGGAGGTCCCGCCCTCTCTTGCTAGCCAAACGAAATTTTATACAATTATACCAAAATGGTGCGGGTGAAGGGACTTGAACCCCCACGCCTTGCGGCGCCGGAACCTAAATCCGGTGCGTCTGCCAGTTCCGCCACACCCGCACGCTCTGCGCATCTATCATCGCTGCAAACCGGGGGCGAGAGGGTCCGTGCGCGAAAAGGTCTCGCCGCGGGCGCATTCCTGCCTTAATGTGTCTGGAAAAAGAAACGGCGGCAGATGACAGGCAGCGAGCGGGGTCCGGCACAATGGCCATGGATATCGACAATGCGGCGTCGCAGGACGGTGCGGGTTACGGATTGACCGAGGGCAGTACCGTGCAGACCCTGCGCGGACCGCAGCCGGTGGAGAACCTCCGCCCCGGTGACCGGATCGTGACCCGCGCGGGCGCGCTGCGCCTGACCGAGGTGGAAGAGCGGATCGTGGCCCGCGCGCGCCTGATGCGTGTGTCAGCCTCGGCGCTCGGGCCGGACCGGCCCGAGGCGGATATCGTTCTGGCCGCTGACCAGCCGATCCTGCTGCGTGACTGGCGCGCACCCGCACTGGCGGGCACGGATCGTGCGATGATCCCGGCCACCCGGCTGGCCGATGGCGAATACATCCGCGCCGAGGCGCGGCGCGATGTGCGGCTCTTCCTGCTGCGGTTCGATGTTCCTGCCGTGATCTATGCGCAAGGGCTGGAACTTGCCTGCGAAGGCGCGATGGCGACAGCCTGACGACGTTCATCCGGGGGCGTTGCGGCCGGCTCGCCGCGCCCCATATGATCGGGCATGATCCGCCTGCTTCCCCTCCTGATCCCGGTTGCCATCGCCCTGGCGATCTACTGGTATTCGTCGCGGCGCACCGCAGCGATCCTGACCAGCCAGTCCCGCCCGCTGACCGATGCGCGGTTGAATGCGCTTGCGGCACGCATGGCCGAGGCACTGGGCATTCCCGCGATCCGCGTACATGTCTTCGACATGGCACAGGTGAACGGCCTCGCGGCACCCGACGGGCGCATCTTCCTGACGCGCGGGTTTCTGGACAAGTACCGGATGGGCTTTGTGACGGCCGAGGAACTGGCCTCGGTCATCGCCCATGAACTCGGTCACGTGGCGCTCGGCCACGCGAAGCGGCGGATGATCGACGTGACGGGGCAGAATGCCGTGTTCATCGCACTGTCGGCGCTGCTTTCGCGGTTCATCCCCTTTGTCGGTGTCTGGATTGCGCAGATGGTCAGCGTAGCGCTTGCCGCCACCCTGTCGCGCCGTGCCGAGCACGAGGCCGATGCCTACGCCTCGGCATTGCTGGTCAAGGCCGGGATCGGGACGGGGCCGCAGAAATCGCTGTTTCGCAAGCTGGAGCGCCTGACCGGCGCGGTCGG
Encoded here:
- a CDS encoding Hint domain-containing protein, translated to MDIDNAASQDGAGYGLTEGSTVQTLRGPQPVENLRPGDRIVTRAGALRLTEVEERIVARARLMRVSASALGPDRPEADIVLAADQPILLRDWRAPALAGTDRAMIPATRLADGEYIRAEARRDVRLFLLRFDVPAVIYAQGLELACEGAMATA
- a CDS encoding M48 family metallopeptidase; the encoded protein is MIRLLPLLIPVAIALAIYWYSSRRTAAILTSQSRPLTDARLNALAARMAEALGIPAIRVHVFDMAQVNGLAAPDGRIFLTRGFLDKYRMGFVTAEELASVIAHELGHVALGHAKRRMIDVTGQNAVFIALSALLSRFIPFVGVWIAQMVSVALAATLSRRAEHEADAYASALLVKAGIGTGPQKSLFRKLERLTGAVGEGMPDWLRSHPRTEERIARIEQREARWAVPPQG